The Plectropomus leopardus isolate mb chromosome 2, YSFRI_Pleo_2.0, whole genome shotgun sequence genome has a window encoding:
- the hcfc1a gene encoding host cell factor 1a isoform X1, with protein sequence MSAPGSAVSGTTASVLQPRWKRVLGWSGPVPRPRHGHRAVAIKELMVVFGGGNEGIVDELHVYNTATNQWFIPAVRGDIPPGCAAYGFVCDGTRLLVFGGMVEYGKYSNDLYELQASRWEWKKLKAKNPKNGPPPCPRLGHSFSLVGNKCYLFGGLANDSEDPKNNIPRYLNDLYTLELRAGSSVVGWDIPITYGVLPPPRESHTAVVYTEKTSRKSRLIIYGGMSGCRLGDLWTLDIDTLTWNKPSVSGTAPLPRSLHSATTITNKMYVFGGWVPLVMDDVKVATHEKEWKCTNTLACLNLDSMCWETVLMDTLEDNIPRARAGHCAVAINSRLYVWSGRDGYRKAWNNQVCCKDLWYLETERPHAPARVQLVRANTNSLEVSWGAVSTADTYLLQLQKYDIPATPAAASPAMSATPVQPLNSPKSPAPAAAAPSAQSLPQTAVLKVAAQQSATGTSVVTVRPSQPGKSPVTVTSLPPGVRMVVPAQTTQGSPIGSSPQMSGMAALAAAAAATQKIPPSSAGTVLNVPAGATILKTVAVSPGTTTVKMASPVMVSNPATRMLKTAAAQVGTATASSPTTTRPIITVHKSGAVTVAQQAQVVTTVVGGVTKTITLVKSPLTMGSSGTLISNLGKMMSVVQTKPVQTSAVTGQASTNPLTQIIQTKGPLPAGTILKLVTSADGKPTTIITTSQAGGTGNKPTILNISGVSPTTTKQGTTIIKTIPMSAIMTQPGATGVTSSAGMKTPITILTTKVMTTGTPGKIITAVPKLATAAGQQGLTQVVLKGAPGQPGTILRTVPMSTVGGVRLVTPVTVSAVKPTVTTLVVKGTTGVTTLGTVTGTVSSSLAGSNVDSSNASLVTPITTLGTIATLSSQVISPAAITVSAAQTSLTSASALPSSTMTVQNQPTQVTLITTPSGVEAQPVQDLPVSILASPTSEQPSSTEAGAAGEGSGTVTLVCSNPPCETHETGTTNTATTSSASMGAEKVCSNPPCETHETGTTNTATTSSATIKAGQVCSNPPCETHETGTTNTATTASSNMSVPRVCSNPPCETHETGTTNTATTASANMGGVQQTCSNPPCETHVTGTTNTATQSASNMNGGQTNTAQRVCSNPPCETHETGTTNTPSTATSSMGGDQTSTASGQVQRVCSNPPCETHETGTTNTATTATCSMETGEGTAAQQTEEGAEGTSSTEVASTTAATGMVTTTQGRAITTVTQSTPAPGPSVPSISSITESVSTAASSTEEPMQTDETASAEAAPAVEGATAMETQAEGEAATATALNLPSELMSEGQGATLMVTGLSDEELAVTAAAEAAAQAAATEEAQALAIQAVLQAAQQAVMNEGDSTGESQQPTNIPIMLTQQELAALVQQQQQLQLQEAQAAAQQASVDTNLPTEGLAPADSLNDPSVESNGHNEMAAAVTSAVASLLPRTTAETLAPSSTFAPSVSVASPAKLQAAAALAEVANGIEGEKQAPQPTPVKPVVKKENQWFDVGIVKVTNMVVTHFYVPGDDSQGDDDSGIMPDYSQMKKMELQPGTAYKFRVAGINACGRGSFSEISAFKTCLPGFPGAPCAIKISKSPDGAHLTWEPPSVTSGKIIEYSVYLAIQSNQTAEAKASTPAQLAFMRVYCGPNPSCLVQSSSLSNAHIDYTTKPAIIFRIAARNEKGYGPATQVRWLQESGKDAASAKPAPKRPGTSPDTKATGPKKARTDQ encoded by the exons ATGTCTGCCCCTGGCTCCGCGGTGTCTGGGACCACGGCGTCGGTTCTGCAGCCGCGGTGGAAACGGGTCCTCGGATGGTCCGGTCCCGTTCCCCGGCCCAGACATGGTCACAGAGCTGTGGCTATAAAGGAGCTTATGGTTGTCTTTGGTGGTGGAAACGAAGGGATTGTGGATGAATTACATGTATACAACACTG CAACAAACCAGTGGTTTATCCCAGCAGTCCGTGGTGATATCCCCCCTGGTTGTGCTGCATACGGTTTTGTCTGTGATGGCACAAGACTGCTGGTGTTTGGTGGGATGGTGGAGTATGGAAAATACAGCAATGATCTCTATGAACTACAG GCCAGCAGATGGGAATGGAAAAAGTTGAAAGCAAAAAATCCGAAGAATGGCCCCCCTCCTTGTCCTCGTCTTGGCCACAGTTTTTCCCTGGTTGGCAACAAATGCTACCTGTTTGGTGGACTAGCCAATGACAGTGAGGACCCCAAAAACAACATTCCCAG atacCTGAATGATCTGTACACACTTGAACTCCGTGCTGGTTCCAGTGTGGTTGGATGGGATATTCCCATCACATATGGAGTTCTGCCTCCTCCCCGTGAAAGCCACACTGCTGTGGTATACACAGAAAAGACAAGCAGGAAATCTCGCCTGATAATCTATGGAGGAATGAGCGGTTGTCGCCTAGGAGATCTGTGGACTCTTGATATTG ATACCCTGACATGGAACAAACCATCAGTAAGCGGGACAGCACCGCTCCCCAGAAGTCTCCACTCTGCCACCACCATCACAAACAA GATGTACGTTTTTGGAGGATGGGTTCCACTGGTGATGGACGATGTCAAAGTAGCCACGCACGAGAAGGAGTGGAAGTGCACAAACACTCTTGCCTGCCTAAATCTAG ACTCCATGTGCTGGGAAACAGTGTTGATGGATACTCTTGAGGACAACATCCCTAGAGCCCGTGCTGGCCACTGTGCTGTGGCCATCAACTCTAGACTCTATGTTTGGAGTGGCCGAGATGGTTATCGTAAAGCTTGGAACAACCAAGTGTGCTGTAAAGACCTCTGGTACTTGGAAACAG AGCGGCCACACGCCCCTGCCAGGGTGCAGTTAGTCCGTGCCAACACAAACTCTCTTGAGGTGAGCTGGGGCGCCGTCTCAACTGCTGATACCTACCTACTGCAGCTGCAGAAATATGACATCCCTGCGACTCCAGCTGCAGCCTCGCCAGCCATGAGTGCCACCCCCGTGCAGCCTCTGAACTCTCCAAAGAGCCCTGCACCGGCTGCTGCAGCACCCTCTGCTCAGAGCTTACCCCAGACAG CTGTTTTGAAGGTTGCAGCTCAACAGTCTGCCACAGGCACATCTGTCGTCACAGTCCGCCCCAGCCAGCCTGGGAAATCCCCCGTCACTGTGACATCTCTACCGCCAGGTGTTCGAATGGTAGTGCCTGCCCAGACCACCCAAGGATCG ccTATTGGAAGTAGCCCTCAGATGAGTGGCATGGCAGCTctagctgcagctgctgcagcgacACAGAAGATCCCGCCCTCTTCTGCAGGCACTGTCCTAAATGTTCCTGCAGGTGCCACCATTCTCAAAACAGTTGCCGTTTCTCCTGGCACCACCACAGTGAAAATGGCATCTCCTGTCATG GTCAGTAACCCAGCCACTCGGATGCTGAAAACGGCTGCAGCCCAAGTTGGCACAGCAACTGCATCCTCTCCCACCACCACCAGACCCATCATCACTGTGCACAAGTCCGGTGCCGTCACAGTGGCCCAGCAGGCCCAGGTGGTAACCACTGTGGTGGGAGGAGTCACCAAGACCATCACCTTGGTCAAGAGTCCACTCACCATGGGCAGCAGCGGCACTCTG ATCTCCAACCTTGGCAAGATGATGTCTGTGGTACAAACCAAGCCAGTGCAGACATCAGCTGTCACAGGCCAGGCTTCCACTAACCCTCTCACACAGATCATACAG ACAAAGGGTCCCCTCCCAGCTGGCACCATCCTGAAGCTGGTGACCTCTGCAGATGGCAAACCCACAACCATCATCACCACTTCCCAGGCAGGAGGCACAGGAAACAAGCCCACAATCCTCAACATCAGCGGCGTCTCTCCCACCACCACAAAGCAGGGCACCACCATCATTAAGACCATCCCCATGTCGGCCATCATGACCCAGCCTGGAGCTACAG GTGTAACAAGCAGTGCAGGCATGAAAACACCAATCACAATCCTGACCACAAAGGTGATGACCACTGGAACTCCTGGTAAAATCATCACCGCGGTGCCCAAACTTGCCACTGCTGCTGGCCAACAGGGACTGACACAG GTGGTTTTGAAGGGTGCTCCTGGGCAGCCTGGCACTATTTTGCGCACTGTGCCCATGAGCACAGTTGGTGGTGTTCGACTTGTTACACCAGTGACAGTATCTGCTGTTAAGCCCACTGTCACCACTCTTGTTGTCAAGGGGACTACTG GTGTCACCACTCTTGGGACAGTCACTGGCACAGTCTCCTCAAGCCTCGCAGGAAGCAACGTGGACAGTTCCAATGCCTCTCTGGTCACTCCCATCACCACACTGGGAACTATCGCTACCCTGTCCAGCCAGGTCATCAGCCCGGCTGCCATAACTGTGTCAGCTGCTCAGACCAGCCTGACTTCTGCCTCCGCATTGCCCTCCTCTACCATGACGGTGCAG AACCAGCCCACCCAGGTGACTCTGATCACAACCCCCAGTGGTGTAGAAGCTCAACCAGTGCAGGATCTCCCAGTGTCAATTCTGGCTTCGCCAACCTCCGAGCAGCCCAGCTCCACTGAGGCTGGAGCCGCTGGAGAAGGCTCTGGGACAGTCACCCTGGTCTGCTCCAACCCGCCCTGTGAAACCCACGAGACAGGAACCACCAACACAGCCACCACCTCTTCTGCCTCCATGGGAGCAGAAAAGGTCTGCTCTAACCCGCCCTGCGAGACCCACGAGACCGGAACCACCAACACAGCCACCACTTCCTCGGCTACAATTAAAGCAGGACAGGTGTGCTCTAACCCGCCCTGCGAGACCCATGAAACAGGCACCACCAACACAGCCACAACTGCATCATCAAACATGTCTGTGCCGCGAGTGTGCTCCAACCCGCCATGCGAGACCCATGAAACTGGGACAACTAACACAGCTACCACAGCATCGGCTAACATGGGAGGAGTCCAGCAGACTTGCTCCAATCCACCCTGCGAGACCCACGTGACCGGCACCACCAATACAGCCACCCAGTCAGCATCTAACATGAACGGAGGCCAGACAAACACCGCGCAGAGGGTGTGCTCCAACCCGCCCTGCGAAACACACGAGACAGGGACCACCAACACCCCGTCCACAGCCACCTCCAGCATGGGAGGTGACCAGACCAGCACAGCGTCAGGTCAGGTCCAAAGGGTTTGCTCCAACCCGCCCTGTGAAACACACGAAACTGGGACCACCAACACAGCTACCACTGCCACCTGCAGCATGGAGACAGGAGAAGGCACAG CAGCCCagcagacagaggagggagCAGAAGGTACCAGCAGCACAGAAGTGGCCTCCACCACTGCCGCAACTGGCATGGTTACCACTACCCAGGGCAGGGCCATCACAACTGTCACTCAGTCCACACCAGCCCCCGGACCCTCTGTACCA TCAATCTCATCAATCACAGAGAGTGTGAGCACTGCTGCCAGCTCCACAGAGGAACCCATGCAGACTGACGAGACAGCATCAGCAGAAGCTGCACCTGCAGTGGAGGGAGCCACTGCCATGGAGACACAAGCAGAG GGAGAAGCAGCCACAGCTACAGCCTTGAATCTGCCGTCAGAGCTGATGTCTGAGGGTCAGGGCGCCACACTCATGGTGACAGGGCTCTCGGACGAGGAGCTGGCTGTGACTGCAGCGGCAGAGGCTGCTGCTCAGGCAGCTGCCACTGAAGAAGCCCAGGCCCTTGCTATCCAGGCTGTGCTCCAGGCAGCCCAGCAAGCCGTAATGA ATGAAGGCGATTCCACTGGAGAGAGCCAGCAACCTACCAACATCCCCATCATGCTGACCCAGCAGGAGCTCGCTGCACtggtccagcagcagcagcagctgcagctgcaggaggcTCAGGCTGCTGCACAGCAGGCCAGTGTCGACACAAACTTGCCCACTGAGGGCCTCGCCCCTGCTGACAGCCTCAACGACCCCTCAGTCGAGAGCAACGGACACAATGAAATGGCTGCTGCAGTCACCAGTGCTGTTGCGTCACTGCTGCCACGTACCACTGCTGAga CACTCGCTCCATCAAGCACATTTGCACCCTCCGTATCGGTAGCGAGTCCAGCCAAGCTGCAAGCAGCGGCCGCTCTAGCAGAGGTTGCCAATGGTATTGAGGGagag aaGCAAGCCCCTCAGCCAACCCCCGTGAAGCCTGTTGTAAAAAAAGAGAACCAGTGGTTTGATGTTGGAATTGTTAAAGTGACAAATATGGTTGTCACCCACTTCTATGTGCCAGGAGATGATTCTCAAGGAGAT GATGACTCTGGCATCATGCCAGACTACAGCCAGATGAAGAAAATGGAGCTGCAGCCTGGGACAGCGTACAAGTTCCGTGTTGCTGGAATCAACGCTTGTGGTCGTGGGTCTTTCTCTGAGATATCTGCTTTCAAGACCTGCCTTCCAGGCTTCCCAGGGGCGCCTTGCGCCATCAAAATCAGCAAG AGCCCAGATGGTGCCCACCTTACCTGGGAGCCCCCCTCGGTAACGTCGGGGAAAATCATCGAGTACTCCGTGTACCTTGCCATCCAGAGCAACCAGACAGCTGAAGCCAAGGCCTCCACCCCGGCACAGCTAGCCTTCATGCGCGTGTATTGTGGACCCAACCCCTCTTGCTTGGTGCAGTCATCCAGCCTCTCCAACGCCCACATCGACTACACCACCAAGCCAGCCATCATCTTCCGTATCGCTGCCCGCAATGAGAAGGGCTACGGTCCAGCCACCCAAGTCCGATGGCTGCAAG AATCTGGCAAAGATGCTGCCTCTGCAAAACCGGCCCCCAAAAGACCAGGCACCTCTCCCGATAC TAAGGCTACTGGTCCAAAGAAAGCAAGGACGGACCAGTGA
- the hcfc1a gene encoding host cell factor 1a isoform X2 → MSAPGSAVSGTTASVLQPRWKRVLGWSGPVPRPRHGHRAVAIKELMVVFGGGNEGIVDELHVYNTATNQWFIPAVRGDIPPGCAAYGFVCDGTRLLVFGGMVEYGKYSNDLYELQASRWEWKKLKAKNPKNGPPPCPRLGHSFSLVGNKCYLFGGLANDSEDPKNNIPRYLNDLYTLELRAGSSVVGWDIPITYGVLPPPRESHTAVVYTEKTSRKSRLIIYGGMSGCRLGDLWTLDIDTLTWNKPSVSGTAPLPRSLHSATTITNKMYVFGGWVPLVMDDVKVATHEKEWKCTNTLACLNLDSMCWETVLMDTLEDNIPRARAGHCAVAINSRLYVWSGRDGYRKAWNNQVCCKDLWYLETERPHAPARVQLVRANTNSLEVSWGAVSTADTYLLQLQKYDIPATPAAASPAMSATPVQPLNSPKSPAPAAAAPSAQSLPQTAVLKVAAQQSATGTSVVTVRPSQPGKSPVTVTSLPPGVRMVVPAQTTQGSPIGSSPQMSGMAALAAAAAATQKIPPSSAGTVLNVPAGATILKTVAVSPGTTTVKMASPVMVSNPATRMLKTAAAQVGTATASSPTTTRPIITVHKSGAVTVAQQAQVVTTVVGGVTKTITLVKSPLTMGSSGTLISNLGKMMSVVQTKPVQTSAVTGQASTNPLTQIIQTKGPLPAGTILKLVTSADGKPTTIITTSQAGGTGNKPTILNISGVSPTTTKQGTTIIKTIPMSAIMTQPGATGVTSSAGMKTPITILTTKVMTTGTPGKIITAVPKLATAAGQQGLTQVVLKGAPGQPGTILRTVPMSTVGGVRLVTPVTVSAVKPTVTTLVVKGTTGVTTLGTVTGTVSSSLAGSNVDSSNASLVTPITTLGTIATLSSQVISPAAITVSAAQTSLTSASALPSSTMTVQNQPTQVTLITTPSGVEAQPVQDLPVSILASPTSEQPSSTEAGAAGEGSGTVTLVCSNPPCETHETGTTNTATTSSASMGAEKVCSNPPCETHETGTTNTATTSSATIKAGQVCSNPPCETHETGTTNTATTASSNMSVPRVCSNPPCETHETGTTNTATTASANMGGVQQTCSNPPCETHVTGTTNTATQSASNMNGGQTNTAQRVCSNPPCETHETGTTNTPSTATSSMGGDQTSTASGQVQRVCSNPPCETHETGTTNTATTATCSMETGEGTAQQTEEGAEGTSSTEVASTTAATGMVTTTQGRAITTVTQSTPAPGPSVPSISSITESVSTAASSTEEPMQTDETASAEAAPAVEGATAMETQAEGEAATATALNLPSELMSEGQGATLMVTGLSDEELAVTAAAEAAAQAAATEEAQALAIQAVLQAAQQAVMNEGDSTGESQQPTNIPIMLTQQELAALVQQQQQLQLQEAQAAAQQASVDTNLPTEGLAPADSLNDPSVESNGHNEMAAAVTSAVASLLPRTTAETLAPSSTFAPSVSVASPAKLQAAAALAEVANGIEGEKQAPQPTPVKPVVKKENQWFDVGIVKVTNMVVTHFYVPGDDSQGDDDSGIMPDYSQMKKMELQPGTAYKFRVAGINACGRGSFSEISAFKTCLPGFPGAPCAIKISKSPDGAHLTWEPPSVTSGKIIEYSVYLAIQSNQTAEAKASTPAQLAFMRVYCGPNPSCLVQSSSLSNAHIDYTTKPAIIFRIAARNEKGYGPATQVRWLQESGKDAASAKPAPKRPGTSPDTKATGPKKARTDQ, encoded by the exons ATGTCTGCCCCTGGCTCCGCGGTGTCTGGGACCACGGCGTCGGTTCTGCAGCCGCGGTGGAAACGGGTCCTCGGATGGTCCGGTCCCGTTCCCCGGCCCAGACATGGTCACAGAGCTGTGGCTATAAAGGAGCTTATGGTTGTCTTTGGTGGTGGAAACGAAGGGATTGTGGATGAATTACATGTATACAACACTG CAACAAACCAGTGGTTTATCCCAGCAGTCCGTGGTGATATCCCCCCTGGTTGTGCTGCATACGGTTTTGTCTGTGATGGCACAAGACTGCTGGTGTTTGGTGGGATGGTGGAGTATGGAAAATACAGCAATGATCTCTATGAACTACAG GCCAGCAGATGGGAATGGAAAAAGTTGAAAGCAAAAAATCCGAAGAATGGCCCCCCTCCTTGTCCTCGTCTTGGCCACAGTTTTTCCCTGGTTGGCAACAAATGCTACCTGTTTGGTGGACTAGCCAATGACAGTGAGGACCCCAAAAACAACATTCCCAG atacCTGAATGATCTGTACACACTTGAACTCCGTGCTGGTTCCAGTGTGGTTGGATGGGATATTCCCATCACATATGGAGTTCTGCCTCCTCCCCGTGAAAGCCACACTGCTGTGGTATACACAGAAAAGACAAGCAGGAAATCTCGCCTGATAATCTATGGAGGAATGAGCGGTTGTCGCCTAGGAGATCTGTGGACTCTTGATATTG ATACCCTGACATGGAACAAACCATCAGTAAGCGGGACAGCACCGCTCCCCAGAAGTCTCCACTCTGCCACCACCATCACAAACAA GATGTACGTTTTTGGAGGATGGGTTCCACTGGTGATGGACGATGTCAAAGTAGCCACGCACGAGAAGGAGTGGAAGTGCACAAACACTCTTGCCTGCCTAAATCTAG ACTCCATGTGCTGGGAAACAGTGTTGATGGATACTCTTGAGGACAACATCCCTAGAGCCCGTGCTGGCCACTGTGCTGTGGCCATCAACTCTAGACTCTATGTTTGGAGTGGCCGAGATGGTTATCGTAAAGCTTGGAACAACCAAGTGTGCTGTAAAGACCTCTGGTACTTGGAAACAG AGCGGCCACACGCCCCTGCCAGGGTGCAGTTAGTCCGTGCCAACACAAACTCTCTTGAGGTGAGCTGGGGCGCCGTCTCAACTGCTGATACCTACCTACTGCAGCTGCAGAAATATGACATCCCTGCGACTCCAGCTGCAGCCTCGCCAGCCATGAGTGCCACCCCCGTGCAGCCTCTGAACTCTCCAAAGAGCCCTGCACCGGCTGCTGCAGCACCCTCTGCTCAGAGCTTACCCCAGACAG CTGTTTTGAAGGTTGCAGCTCAACAGTCTGCCACAGGCACATCTGTCGTCACAGTCCGCCCCAGCCAGCCTGGGAAATCCCCCGTCACTGTGACATCTCTACCGCCAGGTGTTCGAATGGTAGTGCCTGCCCAGACCACCCAAGGATCG ccTATTGGAAGTAGCCCTCAGATGAGTGGCATGGCAGCTctagctgcagctgctgcagcgacACAGAAGATCCCGCCCTCTTCTGCAGGCACTGTCCTAAATGTTCCTGCAGGTGCCACCATTCTCAAAACAGTTGCCGTTTCTCCTGGCACCACCACAGTGAAAATGGCATCTCCTGTCATG GTCAGTAACCCAGCCACTCGGATGCTGAAAACGGCTGCAGCCCAAGTTGGCACAGCAACTGCATCCTCTCCCACCACCACCAGACCCATCATCACTGTGCACAAGTCCGGTGCCGTCACAGTGGCCCAGCAGGCCCAGGTGGTAACCACTGTGGTGGGAGGAGTCACCAAGACCATCACCTTGGTCAAGAGTCCACTCACCATGGGCAGCAGCGGCACTCTG ATCTCCAACCTTGGCAAGATGATGTCTGTGGTACAAACCAAGCCAGTGCAGACATCAGCTGTCACAGGCCAGGCTTCCACTAACCCTCTCACACAGATCATACAG ACAAAGGGTCCCCTCCCAGCTGGCACCATCCTGAAGCTGGTGACCTCTGCAGATGGCAAACCCACAACCATCATCACCACTTCCCAGGCAGGAGGCACAGGAAACAAGCCCACAATCCTCAACATCAGCGGCGTCTCTCCCACCACCACAAAGCAGGGCACCACCATCATTAAGACCATCCCCATGTCGGCCATCATGACCCAGCCTGGAGCTACAG GTGTAACAAGCAGTGCAGGCATGAAAACACCAATCACAATCCTGACCACAAAGGTGATGACCACTGGAACTCCTGGTAAAATCATCACCGCGGTGCCCAAACTTGCCACTGCTGCTGGCCAACAGGGACTGACACAG GTGGTTTTGAAGGGTGCTCCTGGGCAGCCTGGCACTATTTTGCGCACTGTGCCCATGAGCACAGTTGGTGGTGTTCGACTTGTTACACCAGTGACAGTATCTGCTGTTAAGCCCACTGTCACCACTCTTGTTGTCAAGGGGACTACTG GTGTCACCACTCTTGGGACAGTCACTGGCACAGTCTCCTCAAGCCTCGCAGGAAGCAACGTGGACAGTTCCAATGCCTCTCTGGTCACTCCCATCACCACACTGGGAACTATCGCTACCCTGTCCAGCCAGGTCATCAGCCCGGCTGCCATAACTGTGTCAGCTGCTCAGACCAGCCTGACTTCTGCCTCCGCATTGCCCTCCTCTACCATGACGGTGCAG AACCAGCCCACCCAGGTGACTCTGATCACAACCCCCAGTGGTGTAGAAGCTCAACCAGTGCAGGATCTCCCAGTGTCAATTCTGGCTTCGCCAACCTCCGAGCAGCCCAGCTCCACTGAGGCTGGAGCCGCTGGAGAAGGCTCTGGGACAGTCACCCTGGTCTGCTCCAACCCGCCCTGTGAAACCCACGAGACAGGAACCACCAACACAGCCACCACCTCTTCTGCCTCCATGGGAGCAGAAAAGGTCTGCTCTAACCCGCCCTGCGAGACCCACGAGACCGGAACCACCAACACAGCCACCACTTCCTCGGCTACAATTAAAGCAGGACAGGTGTGCTCTAACCCGCCCTGCGAGACCCATGAAACAGGCACCACCAACACAGCCACAACTGCATCATCAAACATGTCTGTGCCGCGAGTGTGCTCCAACCCGCCATGCGAGACCCATGAAACTGGGACAACTAACACAGCTACCACAGCATCGGCTAACATGGGAGGAGTCCAGCAGACTTGCTCCAATCCACCCTGCGAGACCCACGTGACCGGCACCACCAATACAGCCACCCAGTCAGCATCTAACATGAACGGAGGCCAGACAAACACCGCGCAGAGGGTGTGCTCCAACCCGCCCTGCGAAACACACGAGACAGGGACCACCAACACCCCGTCCACAGCCACCTCCAGCATGGGAGGTGACCAGACCAGCACAGCGTCAGGTCAGGTCCAAAGGGTTTGCTCCAACCCGCCCTGTGAAACACACGAAACTGGGACCACCAACACAGCTACCACTGCCACCTGCAGCATGGAGACAGGAGAAGGCACAG CCCagcagacagaggagggagCAGAAGGTACCAGCAGCACAGAAGTGGCCTCCACCACTGCCGCAACTGGCATGGTTACCACTACCCAGGGCAGGGCCATCACAACTGTCACTCAGTCCACACCAGCCCCCGGACCCTCTGTACCA TCAATCTCATCAATCACAGAGAGTGTGAGCACTGCTGCCAGCTCCACAGAGGAACCCATGCAGACTGACGAGACAGCATCAGCAGAAGCTGCACCTGCAGTGGAGGGAGCCACTGCCATGGAGACACAAGCAGAG GGAGAAGCAGCCACAGCTACAGCCTTGAATCTGCCGTCAGAGCTGATGTCTGAGGGTCAGGGCGCCACACTCATGGTGACAGGGCTCTCGGACGAGGAGCTGGCTGTGACTGCAGCGGCAGAGGCTGCTGCTCAGGCAGCTGCCACTGAAGAAGCCCAGGCCCTTGCTATCCAGGCTGTGCTCCAGGCAGCCCAGCAAGCCGTAATGA ATGAAGGCGATTCCACTGGAGAGAGCCAGCAACCTACCAACATCCCCATCATGCTGACCCAGCAGGAGCTCGCTGCACtggtccagcagcagcagcagctgcagctgcaggaggcTCAGGCTGCTGCACAGCAGGCCAGTGTCGACACAAACTTGCCCACTGAGGGCCTCGCCCCTGCTGACAGCCTCAACGACCCCTCAGTCGAGAGCAACGGACACAATGAAATGGCTGCTGCAGTCACCAGTGCTGTTGCGTCACTGCTGCCACGTACCACTGCTGAga CACTCGCTCCATCAAGCACATTTGCACCCTCCGTATCGGTAGCGAGTCCAGCCAAGCTGCAAGCAGCGGCCGCTCTAGCAGAGGTTGCCAATGGTATTGAGGGagag aaGCAAGCCCCTCAGCCAACCCCCGTGAAGCCTGTTGTAAAAAAAGAGAACCAGTGGTTTGATGTTGGAATTGTTAAAGTGACAAATATGGTTGTCACCCACTTCTATGTGCCAGGAGATGATTCTCAAGGAGAT GATGACTCTGGCATCATGCCAGACTACAGCCAGATGAAGAAAATGGAGCTGCAGCCTGGGACAGCGTACAAGTTCCGTGTTGCTGGAATCAACGCTTGTGGTCGTGGGTCTTTCTCTGAGATATCTGCTTTCAAGACCTGCCTTCCAGGCTTCCCAGGGGCGCCTTGCGCCATCAAAATCAGCAAG AGCCCAGATGGTGCCCACCTTACCTGGGAGCCCCCCTCGGTAACGTCGGGGAAAATCATCGAGTACTCCGTGTACCTTGCCATCCAGAGCAACCAGACAGCTGAAGCCAAGGCCTCCACCCCGGCACAGCTAGCCTTCATGCGCGTGTATTGTGGACCCAACCCCTCTTGCTTGGTGCAGTCATCCAGCCTCTCCAACGCCCACATCGACTACACCACCAAGCCAGCCATCATCTTCCGTATCGCTGCCCGCAATGAGAAGGGCTACGGTCCAGCCACCCAAGTCCGATGGCTGCAAG AATCTGGCAAAGATGCTGCCTCTGCAAAACCGGCCCCCAAAAGACCAGGCACCTCTCCCGATAC TAAGGCTACTGGTCCAAAGAAAGCAAGGACGGACCAGTGA
- the si:dkey-13a21.4 gene encoding ras-related protein rab7 — protein MDETMSDTNRPVTLKIILIGNSGVGKSSFMNRYVNHRFTNMYRATIGTDFLSKTVHIDGDTVTLQMWDTAGTERFQSLGTPLYRGAHCCMLVFDVTSTVSFSALEEWRKEFLIQGEPQDPSDFPFIVLGNKTDLSNREVSRRKALQWCEEIQAEYFEGSAKEDLDVEKPFLRAARSGLQQYKKHTLENTGHFQITCKQPRETRNTCEC, from the exons atggacGAGACCATGAGCGACACAAACAGGCCGGTCACACTGAAAATAATCCTCATAGGAAACTCTGG GGTGGGAAAATCCTCCTTCATGAACAGATATGTGAATCACCGCTTCACCAACATGTACCGGGCCACCATAGGAACTGatttcctctctaaaacagtCCACATAGATGGGGACACAGTCACCCTTCAG ATGTGGGACACAGCTGGCACAGAGAGGTTCCAGTCTCTGGGTACCCCTCTGTACAGAGGAGCCCACTGCTGCATGCTGGTGTTTGATGTCACATCCACAGTCAGTTTCTCTGCCCTGGAGGAGTGGAGGAAGGAGTTTCTGATCCAGGGCGAGCCTCAGGACCCATCCGACTTCCCCTTCATTGTACTGGGTAACAAGACTGACCTGAGCAACCGGGAA GTGTCTCGCAGGAAGGCCCTGCAGTGGTGTGAGGAAATCCAAGCTGAATACTTTGAAGGGAGCGCGAAGGAGGATCTGGATGTGGAAAAGCCGTTCCTGAGAGCGGCTAGGAGCGGCTTACAGCAG tacaaaaaacacacattggaAAATACAGGACATTTCCAGATAACCTGCAAACAGCCGAGAGAAACTCGCAACACCTGTGAGTGCTGA